The following DNA comes from Armatimonadota bacterium.
ATCCATGGTGTAGATCCTCCCGTTGAACAGGAGGAGGTCCTGGGGAGGAGGGACCAACGGCCCGGAGGAGCGGCCCGAGGACCATGACCTCTGAGCCACGTCCCACGACCTGGTGGACGCAAAGCTCGCAAGAATCCCGAACTTCAGGAATTCCCGCCGGGATAAGGGCTCAGAGAACCCGCGCCCTGTCCTCATGGAAAGCCTCCTGATTCCGTTCACAGACCCAACAGCTCCGCCGGGTTCCGGCGCCCCATCCGATCCAGCGCACGGTCCGTGATCCCCAGGGCCCGGAGCTGCTGCACAAAGGCCAGGTACCCCTCTGCCGGCCGCGGGAGCGGGGAGGCGCCGAGATCGCTGGAGAGGATGCACCGCTCGGCTCCCACGGCCTTGATGGCCGCAGCCATTTGCTCCACGGAGGCCCCCTGCCAGGTGCGGAAGCGCTCCACGGGGGAATCCGGCCCCAGGAAGACCCCGCAGTACGCGTGCTCGATGTAGGCGCCAAGCCGGGCCGCTTCCCGCTGTTCCTCAATGGTCATGCGGATGGGGTCGTAGTCCGCGTGGGTGCACACGATCCGCTCCACCCCCGCGGCCCGCGCCTCCCGGATCAGGGCCAGGGCCTCCTGCGCGGAGAGGTGCCCGGTCTGGAGTACGAGATCGTACTCCGCACACAACCGGAGGATCTCCCGAGCCGCGGGAAGCAGCCGGGTTCCGTCGAAGACCTCCACGCCCGGCTGGGGGATTCCGAACCGCTCGTGGTGGTTGCGGGCGTGGATGCTGGGCATCCACACCACCTTCCCCACACCTTCCGCGCCTCCTCCCCGGAAGGCCACCATGGCCTCCACGGCCGCGGGGTTCAGGCCTCCCATGGGCCAGTTGAGCACCACGCCTCCGAACACCCGGATCCCTCCGCCCACCTCCGCCTGGGCCTGCGCCGCCCGGGTCACCGTCTCAAAGGCCCCGCCCTTGAGCACCACGGCTCGCATGCCGAGTGCGCGGGCGGTCTGGGCCGCCTCCACCGCGTCCACGGTGCGATCGAAGGTGTCCGGAAAGGTATGGACGTGGAAATCGATCATCCCCTCCGTGGCCTCCTCCCGCACGCGCTCTAGCAGCTCAGGCGCAAACTGCACGGGCGCCGGAGTCGCACGGAACCGGAGGATCGGAGCGCAGCAATCCAAGCCCCAGCACATGGATTCCACCCCTCAGCCGGAGGGAGAAGAAAGGGCCCCGGCCCGTTCCACCAGCTCCGGGGGCCCTGCGGCCAGGGCCTCGATCTCCACCCGGGCCTCCGGGATCACGAGGGAGGAGACCTGGACCGTGGTGGTGGCCACGGTGTGGTCTCCGAGGAACTCCCGCTGCACCTCGTTGAGCTCGTCCTGCTCCCGGATGTCCGTGAGGTACCGGGTGATCCTGACCACGTGCCGCCAGCCCAGCCCCAGGGCCGCGAGGGAGAGCTGGACGTTCTCGAAGGCCCGCCGGGCCTGCTCCCGCATGGAAGGCGGAAGCACGTGCTCCTCGGGGATGTGGGGGTGGTGGTGGTAGACGGGGGAGGCGTGGCACCCTGAGATCACCACCAAGGCCGATCCCGGGGGGATTACCACCGCGGGCGCGTAGGGCATCCGGACCTTGCCACGCAGGGGATGGTCTGGGAAGACGGGGATTCCGTACATCGTTCCCTCCTCAGGCGACCTCACCCTTCCCGAACCACGGGATTCGCCAGTTCCCCGAGTCCTGAGGCCCGCACCACCACCCGATCTCCCGGACGCAGGAACACGGGCGGGTTGCGCACGAACCCCACGCCCGCGGGTGTCCCCGTGGCGATGACGTCCCCGGGCTCGATCCCGCAGGTCTGGGAGACGAAGGAGACGATCTGGGGGATGGAGAAGATCATCTCCGAGGTCCGGGCCCGCTGCATCACCTCCCCGTTCAACCGGAGCTCCAGCTCCAGATCGTGTGGATCCGGGATCTCGTCCGCGGTGACGACCCACGGTCCGAAGGGGGTAGAGCGGTAGAAGTTCTTGCCCGCGGTCCACTGGCTTACCGCCCGCTGGTAGTCCCGCACGCTGACGTCGTTGAGCAGACTGTAGCCGGCCACGTACTGCATGGCCTCCTCCTCGGAGAGGTACCGACCCGGTCTCCCCAGCACCACCACCAGCTCCGCCTCGTAGTCCACCTGGTCGCTCAGCCGGGTGATCCGGATGGGCTCCTCGTGCCCGATCAAGGTGGTGGGGAACTTGCAGAACAGCACCGGGACCTTCGGAAGAGGCTGTCGGGCCTCCTCCGCGTGGTCCCGGTAGTTGAGGCCCAGGCAGATCACCTTGCCCGGATCCGGGACAGGAGGAAGCAGCCGCACCTGTGCGAGAGGAAGCACGGTCCAGGGATCCCGGTGGGCCAGGGCATACTCCACCGCGGGACGGACCCGCTCCAGGACCTCCGGCCACCGGGCGAGGAAATCCCTGGCCCGCGGGGGGACCTCCCACCCCGCCCGCTCCACCGCGTCCACAATTCCCCGGGCGCGCAGGTACGCCGCGTAGGCGGCGTTCGCGTCCACCACCTCCGTTCCCTCCACGATGCCTAGACGCGGCCCTAGGGGACTATCGAAGGTCACAAGCCGCATACAAACCTCCTCAACTCATGGGATGGGGTTTCGAACCGATCCTGCTACGTGCCCGGCCCTCCCCTGGCCCAAACCGGACTACTCCAGGAACTCCGGCGGCGGGGCCGGCCCCCATTGGTTGATGGTCTCGGGACAATCCTCCCAGACGCGCGGCGTGTACGCATCCTCGTCCCAGATCTGGAGCATGTCCGTGAAGAGCTCGTTGATGATCCCATCGAGGTTGCGCACGTACAGGAACAGGTTGAACCCAGAGCCGTGTCGGCCGGGCCCGTACAGGAGTCGGATGTCGTGGTTCAGCATGTGGTCCGCCAGGGCCCGCAGCGCGCTCCAGTCCTGGACTTCCCAGGCCAGGTGGTGCAGGCTCGCCCGCTCCGCCTGGATCCACGCCACGCCGTGGTGGTCCGGGCTGCAGCGCATCCACACCATGACAGAGGCCATCCAGTCGGGGACCCGGAAGCCCAGGACCTTCTCGTAGAACGCCACCTGTCGGTGGGTATCCGTCCACCTTCGCGGGTAATGTGCCCGAACTTCCGGGGCGCCCACACGGGGAACCGCACCCCGTCGTACCGTCTTTGCATGCCACAGTAGAGGTGGACCCGGTACCCCTCCGGGTCCTGGAACTCTAAGGTCCGCTGCTGGCCCAGAACCGTTACCTCACGGGTCACGACGCCTGCACTCCGAAGCTCCCGATCCGCCTGCTCCAACGCCCGCTCGCCGGGACCTCGAACCCGAAGTGATGCGCCTCAGGGGGGTCTCCCTCGTACAGGATCAGCCCGTGGTGCGTGGCGTCGCAGCTGAGATACGCAGCTCCCTCCGTCCGCCCCGTGAGCTCCAACCCCAGGATCTCCCGATACCAGCGGATCCCCGCGTCCAGATCTCGGGTATACAGACCGATATGCCCCACCCGCCGGATCTCCATCGTGCTCCCTCCTCTCCCACGGGTGCGGTGCCCTTCCCACCGCCTCCCTCCCGTCCCTTTATGGCTGCCCTCTGTGTACCCGCTCCCGCATGGCCCGCCACACCCGCTCCGGCCGGAAGGGGAAGTCCAGGTGCCGCACTCCCAAGGGGCCCAGGGCATCCATCACCGCATTCGCCACCGCGGCGGGCATCCCGATGGTCCCTGCCTCCCCGATGCCCTTTGCTCCCAGGGGGTTCAAGGGGCTTGGGGTCTCCAGCAGCTCCGTCTCCACCTCCGGGATGTCCTCCGCCCGCGGCACCGCGTACTCCGCGAGACTCGCCGTCAAGGGTTGCCCGTCCTCTCCGTACACCACCTCCTCCCGCAGGGCCTGTCCGATCCCCTGCGCGATTCCGCCCCGCACCTGCCCTTCTGCCAGCAGCGGGTTAATGATCCGTCCCGCATCGTCCACCGCCAGCAGTTTCAGCAGCCTCACCTCGCCCGTCTCCCGGTCCACCTCCACCAGGGCCCCGTATGCCCCGTAGGGGAAAACCAACCCCGGGAGGGCGAAATACCCGGATGCATCCAGACCCAACTCCATTCCCGGCGGGAGGCGACCGGGCTGGTAGGCAGCGGCCGCGAGCTCCCGCCAGGACACCGCCCGACCCGGCGCACCCCGGACCCGCAGCTGCCCCTCCTGCCACTCGATATCCGCCTCCGCGGCTTCCAGGAGGTGCGCGGCGATCCGGGTGGCCTTCTCCCGGATCTTCCGCAGGGCCACCACCAGGGCGGAACCGCCGATGGTGGTGGACCGGCTCCCGAAGGTCCCTACCCCCGGGAGCACGGTCGCGGAGTCCCCGTACTCTACCGCGATGTCCTCGACATCCAGGTGCAGCAGCTCCGCGGCGATCTGCGCGAAGGTGGTCTCGTGCCCCTGGCCGTGGGTGGTGGAGCCCGTGCGCACCACCACCCGGCCGGACGGGAGCACGCAGACCGAAGCGCTCTCCCACTCCCGGGCCCCCACCCGTTCCACGTACAGGGCAACCCCGATCCCCACGAGCCGGCCCTCCGCCCGGGCCCGCTCCCGCCGGGCCCGCCATCCGTCCGCGTCCATCAGGGCCTGCAGCCGCGCCAGGGCATGGGGGTAGTCTCCCGAGTCGTAGGTAAACCCGAGTGGCGTGCGGTACGGGAAGG
Coding sequences within:
- a CDS encoding Rid family hydrolase, whose translation is MYGIPVFPDHPLRGKVRMPYAPAVVIPPGSALVVISGCHASPVYHHHPHIPEEHVLPPSMREQARRAFENVQLSLAALGLGWRHVVRITRYLTDIREQDELNEVQREFLGDHTVATTTVQVSSLVIPEARVEIEALAAGPPELVERAGALSSPSG
- a CDS encoding VOC family protein; translation: MGAPEVRAHYPRRWTDTHRQVAFYEKVLGFRVPDWMASVMVWMRCSPDHHGVAWIQAERASLHHLAWEVQDWSALRALADHMLNHDIRLLYGPGRHGSGFNLFLYVRNLDGIINELFTDMLQIWDEDAYTPRVWEDCPETINQWGPAPPPEFLE
- a CDS encoding amidohydrolase: MQFAPELLERVREEATEGMIDFHVHTFPDTFDRTVDAVEAAQTARALGMRAVVLKGGAFETVTRAAQAQAEVGGGIRVFGGVVLNWPMGGLNPAAVEAMVAFRGGGAEGVGKVVWMPSIHARNHHERFGIPQPGVEVFDGTRLLPAAREILRLCAEYDLVLQTGHLSAQEALALIREARAAGVERIVCTHADYDPIRMTIEEQREAARLGAYIEHAYCGVFLGPDSPVERFRTWQGASVEQMAAAIKAVGAERCILSSDLGASPLPRPAEGYLAFVQQLRALGITDRALDRMGRRNPAELLGL
- a CDS encoding VOC family protein, producing MEIRRVGHIGLYTRDLDAGIRWYREILGLELTGRTEGAAYLSCDATHHGLILYEGDPPEAHHFGFEVPASGRWSRRIGSFGVQAS
- a CDS encoding fumarylacetoacetate hydrolase family protein, which produces MRLVTFDSPLGPRLGIVEGTEVVDANAAYAAYLRARGIVDAVERAGWEVPPRARDFLARWPEVLERVRPAVEYALAHRDPWTVLPLAQVRLLPPVPDPGKVICLGLNYRDHAEEARQPLPKVPVLFCKFPTTLIGHEEPIRITRLSDQVDYEAELVVVLGRPGRYLSEEEAMQYVAGYSLLNDVSVRDYQRAVSQWTAGKNFYRSTPFGPWVVTADEIPDPHDLELELRLNGEVMQRARTSEMIFSIPQIVSFVSQTCGIEPGDVIATGTPAGVGFVRNPPVFLRPGDRVVVRASGLGELANPVVREG